ACAAAACCGGTTGATTTGGCAATCGCGAACCCTAATTCTGAggtaatcactttttttttttttttacaaagggCTTTTATGATTGATCTTGAATTGTCTGTGAAGATTGcgtttttgcagatgatagatATAGCCATATCTTCCTAGTCACTAATTCATTTACAAATTGCAATAAAAGAATAACCATTTATTTAGATTTTGACACTTAACAATTGAGTGATTGACATTGTTTTGTATGTATGAATTGGTACAGAAAGATGAagagaaaatgacaaatttcCCATACGATATTGCTTCCTTAAGAAGCTTAGTTTATTTGAGAGTCAAGAATGCTTGTAATTTGTATTCACTATTAAGAATCTTAGACATGTTATAGAAACAGTGAATCACTAGCTAAACATTGGGGTTCAAGGGAAGCCCGAGTGTTTTCAGCACTAGGGTTCGAACCCCACCAGCCCTGCTCCCCCAATTTACCTAGCCGAAAAAAAGTACTAGCTAAACATGGGTTTTGATTCTGAAAGTATGAGTTTTTAAGTTATTGGGCTCTGTTCTTTACAGTGTTTGTTTACTGTATTTAACTGTGTTTTTTGGTAGGTAAGCGACAAAGTGGATGTGttaaacaaaaaacagaaaaggaaaagggagaTTGAAGATAAGTTAGAAAGTTTGAATGCTAAGAAACATAATCTAGTACTAGTGCTAAAGCAGGTAAGCTTTGGTTTTATACTCCTCTTGTTTGGGTATCTGTTTAGATGTTACATGCATAAGTGCATAACTCATCACTTTGTGTTGTGTTGGAACTATGTTCTACtgctcttctttttctttttccccttttttgcTCTGACAATGATTTTGATAGGTAGATATAATCAATTGGCGGTGGTTGGCAGATCTTGAATGCAGAGGAAGAACTAAAGAGGCGAAATAGTATGCAAGTAATGGCGACTCGTCCTTCTGTTCCACTTCAAGGGGATGGCGCAAATGACATGGGGTCATTGACTAGGCATATTGCTCCAAGGATGGGCTTAGAGGCAAATCTTGGTGGAGATATGGAAGGGACAGAAGCTGACGATCCTTTAAATCATAGCATTAATCCTCGCCATGTGCTTCGGACTAGCAGTATGTCACCATCTTCAGAGTCTCCTCTTCGAAGGCCTGTCTATAATCAACACATGGTAATGTTTACAAATTACTATTACTTGTATCATGTAGTGAAGTATCTAAGCATGCTGTTTACTCCAGCTTTAATTTCCTCAgatttcttttacattttattgatttttgattatcatgattGTTTTGTCATTGGGTTTTGTTGAGAACTGATaacttaagtattaatttcctctgatttctttcacattttatttacCTCTGATTGTCGTGATTGTTTTGTCATTGAGTTTTTGTTGAGAACTTACAACTTGAGTatgaacatttttatttaaatatttaaggTAGGAGTAGGACTGTCAAATGGGGCAGCCTGAGTTGGTCTCATGCTAAATAAGCTCATCTCTGAAATTAACCACTCTTTTTTATGCACACCACagccttttaaattttttactgCTATACAAAAGACCCAGGTTATAGCCCATTGTAAGGTACAAGCTGTGGACCAAGTTCTGGCTGGTCTGACTTAAACAATGGAAACAATAACAGTATAGGAAGTTATTTGTTGCAAGGAGAAAATGAACCATGGCTCAAGCAACACTTCTTCCAATTGTAAGAACAAAGAGGAGGGTGAAGCAGTATAtttattgaaaagagaaaatgagccATAGCTCAAGCGGCAATTCTTCCGATAGTAAGAACAGAGAGGAGGGTGAAGCAGTATTAGTAAAGCTGTCAAGCACACTTAAGCACACATGCCTCTTAGAGCTTAGGCAGAAAGCACAAGCACTTGCCTGATTGAAGTATAGCACTCACTATtcaaacataatatatataatagccTCTAATTGAAAGATTCATAGTATATAATGAAAAGAAGTTATTGACTCTAAATAGTAACATATTTATTGAGAGGATTGTTTGAAACTAGACGTGAAGGTTTTGTTGCATGTACTCTACCAGTACCACACTATACTACAGTCTACTGTTAAACGAGTCCTATGTGGTGTAGTACATGGACATGTGTGTTCGTAAGAGATTTAAAAACAGGCTAAATTATTAACCAAGGCACCTTAGATAAaagctatgaagcacgggtgcgttttaggactcgggtgcgggtgcgggtacgggtgcgggactcgacaatttttgaaaaaggtgggtgcgggtgcggcgggactcggcgattaaaaaattattaaaaatatttttaatatattactaagcatgcttttttatataataataataataataatagaaaactcatattataataataataataataataataatagtatagaaataataagaataaaataaatagataataataagtaaaaaaaaaaacaaaaaacaaaaaaggttgGAGGCTCTCACGTGTAGCTttccattaaaaagaaaaaagaaaaaaaaaaaaaaagagagaggatgTGGCTCTCACGTTTGGTCAGAGAGggacaaaaaccaaagaaaagtttttgtaCTTGTCAAAAAGAGAAACAGTAGTTACGTTACAGAAGACTTccagagaaaaaagaaaaaaagaaaaaacagagaacAACTCAGAAGATGATGCAAAGAAGAACACGAAGAAGCAAATCAGTCCACCGGCAACAGTAGCGTAAGAATATCCAGTCCAGTccagaaggttttttttttttttttttccccttaccGGCCGATTTCCTTTTTCCGGCCGAAACACGCCGATATTCTGCCGATACAATCCGATTCGGCCCGAATCGGCATGCGTGGGAGCCGAATCGGTGCGAGTCGGCGTCGATTTGAGCCGCGTCGGCGCGAGTCGGGAAATCCACGTGGCACGACGCGGCACGGACGCGCGGTCTGCGGCGTCCCTCCCGCGTCGGCGTGTCCCGCCGCGTCGGACGCGGGTGCGCTGGGTTCGgagccgcgtccgtgcatccCAGGATAAAAgtcatattatattttatataataaaagttgtgtcTTGCACACTATGGTTGTGCCAAGTGCATAccctctcccttttttttctccttccatGTGGATAATCATTTTGCccattcatttaaaaattttagactCTTTCCTGACTAAAGAAAAAGTAGCCATTACTCATTTCAATATGATGGTTGACACCTTGGATGACTAGAAGGAGTTTACTAGGAGCCCTTTGGTTTATTATTATGAAGCACAACATGTTAATGCAAGTATGTAATGTTTATGTGAAGGTTTCACACCCCTCACGTACGAGTTTAGTGGCAATCGGCAGTCCATCACGCTTTGCTCCCACTGGGCATCCGGGGAATTCTGGAAACCTGCCCACATTATCTGTATCAGGAACAAATTACATTCCATCCTCTCCTTCCCCTGCAGCATCTGGTGGTACATCTGCTTTTAGAGATGCTCGGCTACCAAGTCCATGGAATTAGAAGGTCAGACGTCAACATCCTTCACATAACATcagtctcatttttttttttttttggtccctGTCAAGGTACGTCATCTTCTGATTGGGCAATGCTACCATGCTGAGTTCTGAAATGTCGAGCAcctctttttttgaatttctcaGAGCCATTATAGTTTCTGTTCAGGAAAATATAAATCCAGGTTTTATTACCCTTTCAGCATTTGTGGTCAACGAGAATCAGAAACTTGTGTTGTATCATTCTTCTGAATCAGCGCTCTGTGTATTGATgttgtaaactaaaaaaaatttcttgcagGCTTGAGctgtacaaaagaaaaatgttcaagaattgaaaaattagactgatgtattgttttctttttataatggTCTTCACATTTTATACTGTTGTCTACCTTTGGAAAATAGTACTCTAGTTATCTAAGTTACGACTTACAAGTGAGATCTATATATCTATCTTTAATGTTCAATCTGTGTAGAGAAAGATATAGATGTGCTTTGTGATGGTGTTGTTGAGACATCGTTGCATGAGATCGAATTGAATTCCTTACATAGTCTAGAGACTCTTCAATGGAAGAATCTTTTGACAACCATTTGAGCATTCTAACCAAACATCATGTTTATCAAATTCAAATACGTGGAATAGACTTcgctgtttctcaaaaaaattatttaaaagaatGATAAAAACCTCCTTTTGTTGGACTTGAGTCTGAAAAGTCAGTGGGGGTGGGGGAGGAGACATACTTTTTCGGAACTTATTGCACTCTTGGGACCCATGCATgatgattttcattttcttaccTAAAGGCCAAACTTTAGCCCAAATGCACAAGAATTCAGAGTTATACTTCTGACCAATGTATAGATTTTACTGGAATTTATGCCCAAAAAGagcaaataaaatttcttgaaatatCTTTTCCACtgaattgttttcttttttcttttgtagtcTTCTTTTATTCACTAAAAGTGGTGTATTTGGATGTAATTTTGGGTTAACATCCCAAATGAGAAAGATGAACTCTAAACCATGTAAAACACAGCAGTAATGTCGTTATTGCACATGTATTAGCCAGCTAAACCTTATTTGATTAGCAAGTCTGGTTAGAAGATGTTTCACCTAATGTTTTATCTGTTATTCTTCGACATGTTTCTTTATTAATATTCATCAATAAAGCCTTACTggcatgtttctcaaaaaaaaaaaaagatcaactCTAAACCAGTTTGATGAAATCTTCTCCAGTCCACTTGTATGGATGTAGAGGTCAGGGAGGTTACACCACATGTTCttgtttagaaaattcaaaactgtttttgtttctcGTGATGTATGTCTTTTTGTTAACATTTGTGTGTACCTCTTAATAcatgtttccaaaaataatcAGCTAGCAGGAATGGCCTGCAAAAATCGGCGTGAAATTAAAGGACACGTAGCAATAAGATATAAGAAAGGAAATAATGAGAGCCATGTGCTTCAATGCTTCTGTAGAAGACACTGTCGTTGGTTATGGTCATTTGCCCTATTTTTATTGCCCATCACGACGAAATCTATTACAAATTTTGGGTAATCCTAGTCAGCTTCTACCAAAAAGTAGATGCCATTATGGTATTTCTCTCTCCTAATTCTTATTTGTCATGATTCGATGCATGATCTACATTACAatttaaaaagttcaataatACATAACCGCCGCAACTGTATCACCAAACTTG
The Quercus lobata isolate SW786 chromosome 10, ValleyOak3.0 Primary Assembly, whole genome shotgun sequence DNA segment above includes these coding regions:
- the LOC115963593 gene encoding uncharacterized protein LOC115963593, with protein sequence MVAISLYRGNLHRVPDVPRRWLMPTPKLSLKDFKSLLHRRSKALSRLRSTTPDPDPNSSQNPDLNQQAEAPKENPVLVEPKLEEEKASDCEEAPPKNEENDQRGTGDGGDCSVKPVVVDAPDLKPEKIDSGAVGADVDGQALPAETKPVDLAIANPNSEVSDKVDVLNKKQKRKREIEDKLESLNAKKHNLVLVLKQILNAEEELKRRNSMQVMATRPSVPLQGDGANDMGSLTRHIAPRMGLEANLGGDMEGTEADDPLNHSINPRHVLRTSSMSPSSESPLRRPVYNQHMVSHPSRTSLVAIGSPSRFAPTGHPGNSGNLPTLSVSGTNYIPSSPSPAASGGTSAFRDARLPSPWN